Proteins encoded within one genomic window of Streptomyces kaniharaensis:
- a CDS encoding amino acid adenylation domain-containing protein, which translates to MFPVSFAQRRLWFLNQMGETGSAYNCPLATRLHGPLDPAALGAALGDLAARHDVLRTVFPEIDGEPVQQVSDRLPHLRVTPTTEAGLAPALAEEAGHVFDLTTELPLRAELFELGGDHWVLLLVVHHIATDGWSWGPLLGDLAAAYAARREGRKPGFEPLPVQYTDYTLWQRQVLGEADDPDSLITRQLDFWKEELAGSPAELALPHDRPRPAVASFAGGSVPVTLHAELHARLLDLAREHGCTLFMVLQAGLAVLLSRLGAGTDIPVGTVVAGRSDEALDDLVGFFVNTLVLRTDTSGDPTFTDLLHRVREDDLAAYENQDVPFERVVEALNPERSMARHPLFQVMMTLESGQGPAFTLPGTHSAEQPVGWDIAKFDLTVDFHEQTDTDGAPAGVTGALEYATDLFDRETAADLADGIARVLERLAADPGAPLSHVDPLSAEQREQVLAQWNDTAAPVPPQTLPELFEAQAARTPDATALVFQDTALSFAELDARANTLAHRLADHGVGPEHLVALALPRSATSVIALLAVLKAGAAFVPVDTDYPPERIAHLLRTTTTVVTDLATAATLPDTGAAHVLADAPGHFPDTPLGREIHLRSAAYVIHTSGSTGEPKGVVIDHAGLRNLYAFHRAGVISRAQEIGRGRSMRMALTAALSFDTSWEGLLWMVAGHELHLIDDDTRRDAAALVRHIARAGIDALDVTPTYAEQLVEEGLLDDPAHRPRVLLLGGEAAGAALWTRVRAADGMLCHNLYGPTECSVDTLWWDAAHSEQPLVGRPIANTRAYVLDAGLRPVAPGVPGELYLAGPSLARGYLGRPSLTAHRFVACPFEAGARMYRTGDLVRWDREGRLEYLGRADDQVKIRGFRIEPGEVEAALRGCPEVAQAAVIALDGGPGGKRLVAYVTAAAGRTPEAGVLRKRLAGSLPDHMVPSAFVVLETLPMNRNGKLDRAALPAPDLTAQASSRAPRGPREEILAELFAQVLGLSAVGADDGFFDLGGHSLLATRLLSRIRSTLGDDLGIRDLFQHPTVAGLAARLGDPDGPGRARPALTAAPDRPDTLPLSPAQRRLWFLSRAGQGTGYHCPFALRLRGRLDTDALSRALADVIARHEGLRTVFPEQDGEPYQQVLPAEAAVRLDVVPCGPEGTAEALDALVARPFDLAGRPPVRAALLAVGADEWVLVLVVHHIALDGWSWGPLFGDVADAYRARTEGRAPDWSPLPVQYADYTLWQRQVLGEEDDRESLISRQLAFWREELIAAPAELALPYDRPRPATATFAGGSVPVELDADLHARLLGLAREHGCTLFMVLQAGLAVLLSRLGAGTDLPIGTPVAGRPDEALDDLVGFFVNTLVLRTDVSGDPTFGELLRRVREADLAAYENQDVPFERVVEALNPERSLARHPLFQVLLQVQDGADAALELAGLDVRSEPFRFEVAQFDLTVDLQERRAADGAPAGIGGFLEYAAELFDHATAQDIAAALERVLHLLATQPDRPVGAADPLTRADRQRLLTEWNDTALPVLPATLPELFEAQCARTPQATALVHGATKITFADLDARSNRLAHRLARAGAGPEQVVALALPRSPAAVCALFAVLRTGAAFVFVDTDQPAERIAHILTDCAPALLVTDGETTGRLPLDAAAHVPLVLTDDENATAAESCESPARVPRPADAAYLVYTSGSTGRPKGVVVDHAALRNLHAFHRAHTIAAAERAVAERAVDARQLRVALTASLSFDASWDALMWMVAGHELHLIGDDVRRDAAAFVRYIGDSALDVVDVTPTHAAQLVEEGLLDAPPRMLLIGGEAADEQLWSRLRATPGMLCHNLYGPTECTVDALWWDTARSERPLVGGPVANTRAYVLDAELRPVAPGVRGELYLAGAGLARGYHRRPGLTAQRFVACPFEEGARMYRTGDLVRWDREGRLEYLGRTDDQVKIRGFRVELGEVEAVLAAAPGITRAAVTLRSDGPGGGQRLVGYVVPGQGGAAVEPAALRAHVAEALPAHMVPSAIVVLDAFPRTPNDKLDRAALPAPEPSHTAATAPRAPLTRREEVLAVLFAEALGLPRDAVGADDGFFDLGGHSLLAARLMSRVRQALGEDLGVQDLFAAPTVAGLAARVPERGTAEPGRTDDALAPLITLRSGAAGEPALFCVHPGAGTGWVYRALLDHLEPARPVHALQARGLSEPGARPASVAEMADDYATLIRTVQPSGPYHLLGWSFGALVAHEVAVRLQADGEDVAQLVLLDGYPATEAQPPTGTAAADPLRDLLDSLGYPVQEPSGTTGPAPMTLADLVRVARTADGPLAAFDEETIAALGEAYVHHDTLATAHRPGVFRGDLTLVGAAHEADAPEPGTWQPYASGRIDHHEAPCTHGDMMAAKPASQIAALLCEGAVL; encoded by the coding sequence GTGTTTCCCGTTTCGTTCGCCCAGCGGCGGCTGTGGTTCCTCAACCAGATGGGCGAGACCGGCTCGGCGTACAACTGCCCGCTGGCCACCCGGCTGCACGGCCCGCTCGACCCGGCCGCCCTCGGTGCGGCGCTCGGCGATCTCGCCGCCCGGCACGACGTGCTGCGAACTGTGTTCCCCGAGATCGACGGAGAACCCGTACAGCAGGTGTCGGACCGCCTTCCGCACCTTCGGGTCACCCCGACGACGGAGGCGGGCCTCGCGCCCGCCCTCGCCGAGGAGGCCGGGCACGTCTTCGACCTCACCACCGAACTTCCGCTCCGGGCAGAGCTGTTCGAGCTGGGCGGCGACCACTGGGTGCTGCTGCTGGTGGTGCACCACATCGCGACGGACGGCTGGTCGTGGGGACCGCTGCTCGGCGACCTGGCCGCCGCCTACGCGGCCCGCCGCGAGGGCCGCAAGCCCGGCTTCGAGCCGCTGCCGGTGCAGTACACCGACTACACGCTCTGGCAACGGCAGGTCCTGGGGGAGGCGGACGACCCCGACAGCCTGATCACCCGCCAACTCGACTTCTGGAAGGAGGAGCTGGCAGGATCCCCCGCGGAACTCGCCCTGCCCCACGACCGGCCCCGGCCGGCCGTGGCGAGCTTCGCGGGCGGCTCCGTCCCCGTCACACTGCACGCCGAACTGCACGCACGGCTGCTCGACCTGGCACGGGAACACGGCTGCACCCTGTTCATGGTCCTCCAGGCCGGCCTGGCCGTCCTGCTGTCCCGCCTCGGCGCGGGCACCGACATCCCCGTCGGCACGGTCGTCGCCGGCCGCTCGGACGAAGCACTCGACGACCTCGTCGGCTTCTTCGTCAACACCCTGGTGCTGCGCACCGACACATCCGGCGACCCCACCTTCACCGACCTCCTCCACCGCGTACGCGAGGACGACCTCGCCGCGTACGAGAACCAGGACGTCCCCTTCGAACGGGTCGTCGAGGCGCTCAACCCAGAGCGCTCCATGGCCCGCCACCCCCTCTTCCAGGTGATGATGACGCTGGAGAGCGGACAAGGCCCGGCGTTCACCCTGCCCGGCACGCACAGCGCCGAGCAACCGGTCGGCTGGGACATCGCCAAGTTCGACCTGACGGTGGACTTCCACGAGCAGACGGACACCGACGGCGCCCCGGCCGGGGTCACCGGAGCACTGGAGTACGCGACGGACCTCTTCGACCGCGAGACGGCCGCGGACCTGGCGGACGGGATAGCCCGCGTGCTGGAGCGCCTGGCCGCCGACCCCGGCGCGCCGCTCTCCCACGTCGACCCCCTCTCCGCCGAGCAGCGCGAGCAGGTCCTGGCCCAGTGGAACGACACCGCGGCCCCCGTCCCCCCGCAGACCCTCCCGGAGCTGTTCGAGGCGCAGGCCGCCCGCACCCCCGACGCGACCGCCCTGGTCTTCCAGGACACGGCACTGAGCTTCGCCGAACTCGACGCACGCGCCAACACGCTGGCGCACCGCCTCGCGGACCACGGGGTCGGCCCCGAGCACCTCGTCGCCCTGGCCCTGCCTCGGTCCGCCACCTCGGTGATCGCACTCCTCGCGGTGCTCAAGGCCGGCGCGGCGTTCGTCCCGGTCGACACCGACTACCCGCCCGAGCGCATCGCCCACCTGCTGCGCACCACGACCACCGTCGTCACGGACCTCGCCACCGCGGCGACCCTCCCGGACACCGGTGCGGCCCACGTCCTCGCCGACGCCCCCGGCCACTTCCCGGACACGCCCCTCGGCCGCGAGATCCACCTCCGCAGCGCCGCCTACGTCATCCACACCTCCGGCTCCACCGGCGAACCCAAGGGCGTGGTGATCGACCACGCCGGACTGCGCAACCTGTACGCCTTCCACCGGGCCGGCGTCATCTCCCGCGCGCAGGAGATCGGCCGGGGCCGCAGCATGCGCATGGCGCTCACCGCCGCGCTCTCCTTCGACACCTCCTGGGAGGGCCTGCTCTGGATGGTCGCGGGCCACGAACTCCACCTGATCGACGACGACACCCGCCGCGACGCCGCCGCCCTGGTCCGGCACATCGCCCGAGCGGGCATCGACGCCCTCGACGTCACCCCGACGTACGCCGAGCAACTGGTCGAGGAGGGACTGCTCGACGACCCCGCACACCGCCCCCGGGTGCTGCTGCTGGGCGGTGAAGCGGCGGGCGCAGCCCTGTGGACCCGGGTCCGCGCGGCCGACGGGATGCTGTGCCACAACCTCTACGGCCCCACCGAGTGCAGCGTCGACACCCTGTGGTGGGACGCGGCCCACAGCGAACAACCGCTGGTGGGACGTCCGATCGCCAACACCCGCGCCTACGTGCTCGACGCGGGGCTGCGCCCCGTCGCCCCCGGCGTACCCGGCGAGCTGTACCTGGCCGGCCCGAGCCTGGCCCGCGGCTACCTCGGCCGCCCCTCGCTCACCGCCCACCGCTTCGTCGCCTGCCCCTTCGAGGCCGGCGCCCGCATGTACCGCACGGGTGACCTGGTCCGCTGGGACCGCGAGGGCCGCCTCGAATACCTCGGACGCGCGGACGACCAGGTCAAGATCCGGGGCTTCCGGATCGAACCCGGCGAGGTGGAGGCCGCGCTGCGGGGCTGCCCCGAGGTGGCCCAGGCCGCGGTGATCGCCCTGGACGGCGGCCCCGGCGGCAAGCGCCTGGTGGCGTACGTGACCGCGGCCGCGGGCCGCACCCCGGAGGCCGGCGTCCTGCGCAAGCGGCTCGCCGGCAGCCTGCCCGACCACATGGTCCCCTCGGCCTTCGTGGTCCTGGAGACGCTCCCGATGAACCGCAACGGGAAGCTGGACCGTGCCGCGCTGCCCGCACCGGACCTCACCGCGCAGGCCTCCTCCCGGGCGCCGCGCGGGCCCCGCGAGGAGATCCTGGCGGAGCTCTTCGCACAGGTGCTCGGCCTGTCCGCCGTCGGCGCCGACGACGGCTTCTTCGACCTCGGCGGACACTCCCTGCTGGCCACCCGTCTGCTCTCCCGCATCCGTTCGACCCTCGGCGACGACCTCGGCATCCGGGACCTCTTCCAGCACCCCACCGTGGCCGGGCTCGCCGCCCGCCTCGGCGACCCCGACGGCCCGGGGCGCGCCCGTCCCGCCCTGACCGCGGCCCCGGACCGCCCGGACACCCTGCCCCTGTCGCCCGCCCAGCGCCGCCTGTGGTTCCTGAGCCGCGCGGGCCAGGGCACCGGCTACCACTGCCCGTTCGCCCTGCGGCTGCGCGGGCGGCTGGACACCGACGCGCTGTCCCGGGCCCTCGCCGACGTCATCGCCCGCCACGAAGGACTGCGGACGGTGTTCCCGGAGCAGGACGGCGAGCCCTACCAGCAGGTGCTGCCGGCCGAGGCCGCAGTGCGCCTCGACGTCGTGCCGTGCGGCCCCGAGGGCACCGCCGAGGCCCTCGACGCCCTGGTGGCCCGTCCCTTCGACCTGGCCGGGCGCCCGCCCGTACGCGCGGCGCTCCTGGCCGTCGGCGCGGACGAGTGGGTGCTGGTGCTGGTGGTCCACCACATCGCGCTCGACGGCTGGTCCTGGGGCCCCCTCTTCGGTGACGTGGCCGACGCCTACCGGGCCCGGACCGAGGGACGCGCCCCCGACTGGTCGCCGCTTCCGGTGCAGTACGCGGACTACACCCTGTGGCAGCGGCAGGTCCTGGGGGAGGAGGACGACCGGGAAAGCCTGATCTCACGCCAGCTCGCCTTCTGGCGCGAGGAGCTGATCGCAGCACCGGCGGAACTCGCCCTGCCCTACGACCGGCCCCGGCCGGCGACGGCGACCTTCGCGGGCGGCTCGGTGCCGGTGGAACTGGACGCCGACCTCCACGCCCGCCTGCTGGGCCTGGCACGGGAACACGGCTGCACCCTGTTCATGGTGCTCCAGGCGGGCCTGGCCGTCCTCCTGTCCCGCCTCGGCGCGGGCACCGACCTCCCGATCGGCACACCGGTCGCCGGCCGACCGGACGAGGCGCTGGACGACCTGGTCGGCTTCTTCGTCAACACCCTGGTGCTGCGCACCGACGTCTCCGGCGATCCCACGTTCGGCGAACTCCTCCGCCGCGTACGCGAGGCCGACCTCGCCGCGTACGAGAACCAGGACGTCCCCTTCGAGCGGGTCGTCGAGGCGCTCAACCCCGAGCGCTCGCTCGCCCGCCACCCCCTCTTCCAGGTCCTGCTCCAGGTGCAGGACGGGGCCGACGCCGCGCTGGAACTCGCCGGGCTGGACGTCCGGAGCGAGCCGTTCCGCTTCGAAGTCGCGCAGTTCGACCTGACCGTCGACCTCCAGGAGCGCCGCGCTGCAGACGGCGCGCCCGCCGGGATCGGCGGCTTCCTGGAGTACGCGGCCGAACTGTTCGACCACGCCACGGCCCAGGACATCGCCGCCGCCCTGGAACGGGTGCTGCACCTGCTCGCGACGCAACCCGACCGGCCCGTCGGCGCGGCCGACCCCCTGACGCGGGCCGACCGGCAGCGCCTGCTGACGGAGTGGAACGACACCGCACTGCCGGTGCTGCCCGCCACGCTCCCCGAACTGTTCGAGGCCCAGTGCGCCCGCACCCCGCAGGCCACCGCCCTCGTGCACGGCGCCACGAAGATCACCTTCGCCGACCTCGACGCCCGGTCGAACCGCCTGGCCCACCGCCTCGCACGGGCCGGCGCGGGCCCCGAGCAGGTGGTCGCGCTCGCTCTGCCCCGCTCGCCCGCGGCAGTGTGCGCCCTGTTCGCCGTTCTCAGGACGGGCGCGGCGTTCGTGTTCGTCGACACGGACCAGCCCGCCGAGCGGATCGCACACATCCTGACGGACTGCGCCCCGGCGCTCCTCGTCACCGACGGCGAGACCACCGGCCGGCTCCCGCTGGACGCCGCCGCACACGTCCCCCTCGTCCTCACCGACGACGAGAACGCGACCGCGGCCGAGTCCTGCGAGAGCCCCGCCCGCGTGCCCCGCCCCGCCGACGCCGCGTACCTGGTGTACACCTCCGGATCCACGGGCCGCCCCAAGGGCGTCGTCGTCGACCACGCGGCCCTGCGCAACCTCCATGCCTTCCACCGCGCCCACACCATCGCCGCCGCCGAACGAGCCGTCGCCGAACGAGCCGTCGACGCGAGGCAGTTGCGCGTGGCGCTCACCGCGTCCCTGTCGTTCGACGCCTCCTGGGACGCCCTGATGTGGATGGTCGCCGGGCACGAGCTGCACCTCATCGGCGACGACGTCCGACGCGACGCCGCAGCCTTCGTCCGGTACATCGGCGACTCGGCCCTCGACGTCGTCGACGTGACCCCCACCCACGCCGCCCAACTGGTGGAGGAAGGACTGCTCGACGCCCCGCCACGCATGCTGCTCATCGGCGGCGAAGCAGCCGACGAACAGTTGTGGAGCCGCCTGCGCGCCACACCGGGGATGCTCTGCCACAACCTCTACGGCCCCACCGAGTGCACGGTCGACGCTCTGTGGTGGGACACGGCCCGCAGCGAACGCCCCCTGGTGGGCGGCCCCGTCGCCAACACCCGCGCGTACGTCCTCGACGCGGAGCTGCGCCCGGTGGCGCCGGGCGTGCGGGGCGAGCTGTACCTCGCGGGCGCCGGACTGGCGCGGGGCTACCACCGCAGGCCGGGGCTGACGGCCCAGCGGTTCGTGGCGTGCCCGTTCGAGGAGGGCGCCCGGATGTACCGCACGGGTGACCTGGTGCGCTGGGACCGCGAAGGGCGCCTGGAGTACCTCGGCCGCACCGACGACCAGGTGAAGATCCGTGGCTTCCGCGTCGAACTCGGCGAGGTCGAGGCGGTGCTCGCAGCCGCCCCGGGCATCACCCGGGCCGCCGTGACCCTGCGGTCCGACGGTCCGGGCGGCGGCCAGCGGCTGGTCGGGTACGTCGTCCCGGGCCAGGGCGGCGCGGCCGTGGAGCCCGCCGCGCTCCGCGCCCACGTGGCGGAGGCCCTGCCGGCCCACATGGTCCCGTCCGCGATCGTCGTGCTCGACGCGTTCCCGCGCACACCCAACGACAAGCTCGACCGCGCGGCGCTGCCGGCACCGGAGCCGTCCCACACGGCGGCAACGGCACCGCGGGCACCCCTGACCAGGCGCGAGGAAGTCCTCGCGGTCCTGTTCGCCGAAGCGCTGGGCCTGCCCCGCGACGCCGTCGGCGCCGACGACGGCTTCTTCGACCTCGGCGGCCATTCCCTGCTGGCCGCCCGGCTGATGTCCCGCGTCCGGCAGGCCCTGGGCGAGGACCTGGGCGTCCAGGACCTCTTCGCGGCCCCCACCGTCGCGGGCCTCGCCGCCCGCGTACCGGAGCGCGGCACCGCGGAGCCCGGCCGTACGGACGACGCGCTCGCCCCCCTGATCACCCTGCGGTCCGGCGCCGCCGGCGAGCCCGCCCTGTTCTGCGTCCACCCGGGCGCCGGCACCGGCTGGGTGTACCGGGCCCTCCTCGACCACCTCGAACCGGCCCGGCCCGTCCACGCGCTGCAGGCCCGTGGCCTCAGCGAGCCCGGGGCGCGGCCCGCGAGCGTCGCGGAGATGGCAGACGACTACGCCACCCTGATCCGCACGGTCCAGCCGAGCGGCCCCTACCACCTCCTGGGCTGGTCGTTCGGCGCGCTGGTCGCCCACGAGGTGGCGGTACGGCTCCAGGCGGACGGCGAGGACGTGGCGCAACTCGTGCTCCTGGACGGCTACCCGGCCACCGAGGCGCAGCCACCGACCGGGACGGCCGCGGCGGACCCCCTGCGGGACCTGCTGGACTCGCTCGGCTACCCGGTGCAGGAGCCGTCCGGCACGACGGGGCCCGCTCCGATGACCCTCGCCGACCTCGTCCGCGTGGCCCGTACGGCGGACGGCCCGCTGGCGGCCTTCGACGAGGAGACCATCGCCGCGCTGGGAGAGGCGTACGTCCATCACGACACGCTCGCCACCGCCCACCGCCCGGGCGTCTTCCGGGGCGACCTCACGCTCGTCGGCGCCGCACACGAGGCCGACGCACCGGAGCCCGGAACCTGGCAGCCCTACGCCTCGGGCCGCATCGACCACCACGAGGCACCGTGCACGCACGGCGACATGATGGCCGCGAAGCCGGCCTCGCAGATCGCCGCGCTGCTGTGCGAGGGCGCGGTCCTCTAA